One region of Chanodichthys erythropterus isolate Z2021 chromosome 19, ASM2448905v1, whole genome shotgun sequence genomic DNA includes:
- the kcnj16a gene encoding inward rectifier potassium channel 16, producing MNSGTVQYSGVKCRDDIPSVLTDDGYYSKKKRYVRKDGSCNMVMHHVPEEWLLWVTDIFTTLVEIRWRVMLLAFALSYILSWLFFGILFWIIALTHGDMKDPNNEPCVYEVRSFTAAFLFSLETQTTIGYGFRGMSENCMIAIIVVTIQDVISVFIDTFVIGIAVAKMASARKRAQTVGFSNCAVINLRDGHLCLSWRVGDFRRNHMVEGTAHAQLVQHLAHSTGKVDVTYKDLNIEENNIILATPTTIVHKISPGSPLYKVSLQDLRKESFELVVSFTYTDDCTGILHQTRTSYTPSEILWGQHFQEMIRVTRKNYRVDYALFNHTVKVLVPELSAEEYDLKKYSQQPKHKPLHTSSPTAAVELVNGNSLEAEKASTSSAVQEHEL from the coding sequence ATGAACTCAGGCACGGTGCAGTATTCCGGAGTGAAGTGCCGTGACGACATTCCAAGTGTGCTCACAGATGACGGCTATTACTCCAAGAAGAAACGATATGTAAGAAAAGATGGGAGCTGTAACATGGTTATGCACCACGTTCCAGAGGAGTGGCTTCTCTGGGTCACTGACATCTTCACCACCCTGGTGGAGATCCGTTGGAGGGTCATGCTCTTGGCATTTGCCCTCTCCTACATTTTATCATGGCTCTTTTTTGGAATTTTATTCTGGATCATTGCACTGACCCACGGCGATATGAAAGACCCCAACAATGAGCCATGTGTTTATGAGGTTCGAAGTTTTACAGCTGCTTTTCTGTTCTCATTAGAGACCCAAACCACCATTGGTTATGGCTTTCGGGGCATGTCGGAGAACTGCATGATCGCCATCATTGTAGTTACCATCCAAGATGTCATCAGTGTCTTCATTGACACTTTTGTCATCGGCATCGCCGTCGCCAAGATGGCATCTGCCCGTAAGAGAGCCCAAACAGTTGGGTTTAGCAATTGTGCAGTGATCAACTTACGTGACGGTCATCTATGCCTGTCGTGGCGGGTCGGGGACTTCCGAAGGAACCACATGGTAGAAGGGACAGCTCATGCACAGCTGGTACAGCACCTGGCACACAGCACAGGGAAAGTTGATGTTACGTACAAAGACCTCAACATTGAAGAAAACAACATCATCCTGGCCACCCCAACCACCATAGTTCATAAAATCAGTCCTGGCAGTCCTCTATACAAGGTGAGCTTGCAGGATCTGAGGAAGGAGAGCTTTGAGCTGGTGGTCTCTTTCACCTACACAGACGACTGCACGGGCATCCTTCACCAGACACGCACATCCTACACTCCAAGCGAGATTCTGTGGGGCCAGCACTTTCAGGAGATGATCAGGGTCACCCGCAAGAACTACAGAGTGGACTACGCCCTGTTCAACCACACAGTAAAAGTCCTGGTCCCAGAATTAAGCGCAGAGGAGTATGACCTAAAGAAGTACTCTCAACAGCCAAAACACAAACCACTCCACACAAGTTCTCCAACGGCAGCTGTGGAATTGGTTAATGGGAATAGTCTTGAGGCGGAAAAAGCATCCACTAGCAGTGCTGTCCAAGAACACGAGCTATAA
- the kcnj2a gene encoding inward rectifier potassium channel 2a translates to MGSVRANRYSIVSSEEDGMKLATAAVPNGYGNGKSKVHTRHQTQSRFVKKDGHCNVQFINVSEKSQRYLADIFTTCVDIRWRWMFVIFCLAFLLSWLFFGCIFWLVAIFHGDLESGSPKCVSNVSTFTAAFLFSIETQTTIGYGYRYVTDECPIAVFMVVFQSIVGCIIDAFIIGAVMAKMAKPKKRNETLVFSHNATVAMRDNKLCLMWRVGNLRKSHLVEAHVRAQLLRSRTTAEGEFIPLDQMDIDVGFDSGIDRIFLVSPITIVHEIDEDSPFYDMSKQELENSDFEIVVILEGMVEATAMTTQCRSSYVASEVLWGHRFEPVLFEEKNYYKVDYSRFHKTYEVPSTPLCSARDLAEKKYILSNSNSFCYENEVALSNKEEKEEGNGDSLGPGGTNTDTSSDSDHSQATVPLEPRPLRRESEI, encoded by the coding sequence ATGGGAAGTGTGCGGGCCAACCGCTACAGCATTGTGTCATCAGAGGAGGACGGTATGAAGTTGGCCACTGCTGCGGTGCCAAATGGGTACGGTAACGGGAAGAGCAAGGTTCACACCCGTCACCAAACCCAGAGCAGGTTTGTCAAGAAAGATGGACACTGCAACGTGCAGTTCATCAACGTCAGCGAGAAGAGCCAGCGCTATCTAGCCGACATCTTCACCACGTGCGTGGACATTCGCTGGCGATGGATGTTCGTTATCTTCTGCTTGGCCTTTCTGCTGTCGTGGCTGTTTTTTGGATGTATCTTCTGGCTGGTCGCAATATTCCACGGAGACCTGGAGAGTGGCAGTCCCAAATGTGTCTCCAACGTCAGCACCTTCACGGCCGCGTTTCTCTTCTCCATCGAGACGCAGACCACTATCGGCTATGGCTACCGCTATGTTACAGACGAGTGCCCCATCGCGGTGTTCATGGTTGTATTTCAGAGCATAGTCGGCTGCATCATTGACGCCTTCATCATTGGTGCTGTCATGGCTAAGATGGCAAAGCCCAAGAAGAGGAATGAGACGCTGGTGTTCAGCCACAACGCTACGGTGGCCATGAGGGACAATAAGCTGTGTCTGATGTGGAGGGTGGGCAACTTGCGCAAAAGCCACCTGGTAGAGGCCCACGTTCGGGCTCAGCTTCTCAGATCTCGCACCACAGCCGAGGGAGAGTTTATCCCTCTAGACCAGATGGACATCGACGTGGGCTTTGACAGCGGCATTGACCGCATCTTCTTGGTGTCACCGATCACCATCGTCCATGAGATCGATGAGGACAGCCCTTTCTATGACATGAGCAAACAAGAACTGGAGAACTCTGACTTTGAAATCGTAGTTATCCTGGAGGGCATGGTGGAGGCCACGGCCATGACCACCCAGTGCCGTAGCTCCTACGTGGCCAGTGAGGTCCTGTGGGGACACCGCTTTGAGCCCGTCCTCTTCGAGGAGAAAAACTATTACAAAGTAGACTACTCTCGCTTTCACAAGACCTACGAAGTGCCCAGCACCCCACTGTGCAGCGCGAGAGACCTTGCTGAGAAAAAATATATCCTATCTAACTCGAATTCTTTTTGCTATGAGAATGAGGTGGCCCTTTCAAACAAAGAGGAGAAAGAGGAAGGGAACGGGGACAGTTTGGGCCCTGGCGGGACAAACACAGACACTAGCTCAGACTCTGACCACAGCCAGGCCACCGTTCCCTTAGAACCGCGGCCTCTACGGCGGGAATCCGAAATATGA